The stretch of DNA AACGCCGCCGACGACGCCACCGAGTTCCGTGGGGATGTTCGCCTTGCGGGCGGCGGAGGCGATGTCGTTTTGGCGGCGGTCGGACGTCTCGGCTTCGCGGCGTTCGTCGGTGGTCGTGCTATCGCCCCGTGCGGGTTGGTCGGCGCGGCGGTTGGCCCGTTGCCGGCGTTCCACGTAACGGTCGTCGTAGAAGCCGACGGTCTTGAGGCCCAGCTCGGGCATGCCGGCGAGGTTGCGGGCGAGTTGCACGCCGAGTTCGTTGGCTCCGCAGATGGCGACGCGTTTGGTGTTCCAGCCCTCGGCTTGCAGGCGCCGCTGCACGAGGCGCAGCAGTGAGCGCAGCGTCACCATCACCAGCGGCGTGGCGACGATCCAGGCGACCTTGGACTCGTAGCTGAAGCGGGCGTTGTAGGCGGTCACCAAGCCGATGCCGAGCATCAAAGCGACCGTGTACGCCCAGGTCATCGCCAGACAGCCGAGCTCGCCGCGGAGCCGGGCGCCGCGCCAGCTGCGGTAGACGCCGGTCAGCTCGCTGACGGCGTGGAACGCCACCACGGCGGCGGCGGTGACGCCGAGCCATTCGTTGACCAGCGAGAGCCCGGCCTGACCGCCGGCGGGCGTGAGCTTGGCGGCGGCGTACGAGACAGCGGCGATCGCCGCGGCGTCGATAACGCGGTGCAGGCTGGTGAGCAGGCTGGGGGCGGAGGCGATGCCGCGGTGGATCGTGGACATGGTTGGGGAGGGGCTAGGGGCTGAGGGGCTGAGGGGCTAAGGGAATGACGAGGGACCGCTTGCGCGTCCCTTAACCCTTTAGCCCCTAGCTCCTCAGCCCCTCGCCCCTTTCAGGAAGGTCAGACCGGTGGGAAAAGCGTAGGTCGCCGTCCGTGACGTTGGGCGGTTTATCCGGCCTTCGATGGCTTGGGCGGGCCGAATCCCTTAGCTTGGGAGGGCGGCCGGCGTGGGGTTTGGGGGAAGCGGACGGATTACGAGGATTTCGCCGTTTTTCTGAACCCTTTTCGCTGCCCAGCCGCACTATGGCATCAGTAGACGGGGGCATCCGTGGGAACGGGGGCATCCGAAGGTGCGGGTTGGTTGGGCGCCCGCGCACCAAGGGCTGTGACTCAAGGAACGGGGCGGAATGATGACGCGACCTTTTTGGTTAATGATCGGCGAACTGCTACTCGGTGCGCTGCTAGTCGGCGGCGTGCTGCTCGCTTGTGTGGGAAGTACTTACGCCGAGGAGGCGTCGCGCCGGGCCGTGGAGGACGCGATGAAGGCGGGCCACTGGGACGAGGCGCTACAGTTGGCGCAGCTGCGGCTCGATTCGGGGGAGGGCCAGCGCGCCGATCTCCAGGCGGCCGCCGTCTGCCTGCAGCGGCTCAACCGGGCCGTGGAGCTGGACGACCTCGTCGAGAAGACGGTCGCCCGCTACGAGAAGTCGGCGTCGATGCTGCTCGGCGCGATGGAAGCGTACGCCAACGCCCCGCACTTTGGCGTCGAGGTCGCCGGCGAGTTCCGGCGCGGCCCGCAGCGTGACGGCGGGGCGATGCTGTCGGTTGAAGAAGCCGACCGGGTTCGGGTGCTGCGGCTGGGTGAGCGGGCGCTGGCGGTGGTCGGCGACGACGATGCGTTGGCGTACGACATCCTGCATGCGATGCAATCGCAGTTGATGGCGAGCCGCATGGGCCGCTTCGCGTGGCGGTTGCAACTGCTGACGGACCTCGACGCCGACCTGCCGGACCCGACCGACCGCTGGAACGGCAACGTCTCGCAGAGCGACCCGCCGGTCACCGCCGATGGCGACATGCCGCTGCTCTACGAGGTCCCCGACGATTGGCAGGCCGCGAAGAACGACGGCGAGCGGATGCGTTGGCTGCTGGCGGAGTCGGCCCGTCGTCGGCCCGACAAGGCGGCAGAAATGGAGCTGGCCTACGCCGACTTCTTGCACGACCAGTTCGGCGTGCAGTCGCTCGCCCAGCAGGGCTGGTTCCGCCCGGCGGAGGAGAGCGACGGCCCGCTGCCAGAGACCTCGGCTCTGGCGGTCGAAACCCTCGGCGATGAGGAGACCATCGCGCGGCTCGCCACCGGCGTGCGGCGGTTCACGCTCCCCGAGGGGCATCGCTTCATCGAGGTCTATCGCAAGCACAACCGGCACACGACGCTCGCCGACATCTACCTCAACCGCAATCAGCGTCCCAAGGCGGCCGAGGCGACGCGAGCCGCGATCAAAGCCGAATCGAATCGCGACCTGCGCGATGGCATCCAGCAGCGGCTCGACCAACTTATCGACCCGTGGGTTCGCTTCGAGCCGACCGTTACTCACGCGGCGGGCGACAAGACGACGCTCCGTGTGACGCATCGCAACGCCGCCAAGGTGCAGTTGCTCGCGCGGCGGATCGACGTGGCGCAGTTGCTCACCGATGTGAAGGCGCTGCTCGGCAAGCCGCCGATCGACAACCCGTGGCGGTCGCTGCAAGTCGAGAACCTCGGTTGGCGGCTCGTCCAAGAGGACCAGAAGAAGTACCTCGGCGAAGAAGCGGCGTCGTGGACTGCCGACATCCCGACCCCCGCCGACCACCGCGACGGCGAAGCGCCGATCGACGCGCCGCTGACCGAGCCGGGCGCGTACCTCGTCACCGCGACACCGATCGCGTCGGATGGTTCGAGCGGCGCGCCATCGATGGTCGTCGTCTGGGTCGCCGACACGACGCTCGTGCGGAAGACGACCGCCGGCGGCGCGCTGTACCAAGTGCTCGACGCCCGCGACGGCCAGCCGATCGCCGAGGCCTCGATCGACCTGTTCGGTTACCGCCAGGTTCAGGAGCCGCAGGAGCAGGGCCAGCCCTTCCGCAAACCGCGGATCGAGACCACCGAGGTTACGCAGAAGACCGACGCTAACGGGCTCGCGACGTTCGACGTCGCGCCGCCGGAGGGCGAGCAGGGTTACGAATGGCTGGCCGTCGCGACCACGGCCGACGGCCGCATGGCGTATCTGGGATTTGCCGGCGTGTGGCGGAGCTACGTGGACGCCGACCCGCCGGAGCACGCGCGGACGTTCTTCGTGACCGACCGTCCCGTCTATCGCCCGGGCGACGCGGTGCAGTTCAAGGCGTGGATCGGCAAGCCCGACTACCTCGCCGCCGCCGCGGAGGGGGAAGCGGCCGATCCCTCGCCCTTCGCCCACAAGGAGTTCCAGGTCGATCTCTTCGACGCCCGTGGCGAGAAGATCGAGACGCAACGCCTGACGGCCGACGCCTTCGGCGGCGTCGTCGGACAACACCTGACGACCGACGCGTCGTCGCTCGGCGTGTACCGCATCGAGGTCGCCGGCTTCGGCAGCGGAAACTTCCGGGTCGAGGAGTACCGCAAGCCCGAGTTCGAAGTCATCGTTGACGCGCCCGAGGAGCCGACGAAGCTCGGCGACGAGTTCGAGGCCGTCATCTGCGCCGACTACTACGCCGGCACGCCGGTGCGTGGCGGCACGGTGAAGTACAAGGTGGTGCGCACCAAGCGGACCGAGCACTGGCTGCCGCCGATGCCGTGGGACTGGCTGTACGGCCCCGGATACGGCTGGCTCGGCCAGGACGCGACGTGGCGGAGCGACTGGTCGCGGTGGGGCTGCTTCGGCCCCGCGCCGCCGTGGCTGCCGCGCGTGACGGGGCCGCCCGAAGTGGTCGCCGAAGGCGAGGCGACGCTCGACGCGGAGGGCGTCTTCCGGCTGCCGATCGAGACAAAGCTTGCCGCCGAGCGTTACCCCAACAGCGACCACGAGTACCAGATCACCGCGGAGGTGACCGACGCGGGCCGTCGCACGATCGTCGGCGCCGGCGAGGTGCTCGCCGCGCGGAAGCCCGTGAACGTCACGGTGTGGCTGGGCGGCGGTTACTACAACGTTGGCGACACGGTCGAGGCGAACGTCTCGGTCCGCCGGCCCGACGGCAAGCCGATCGCCGGCGAAGGCGAGCTGCGGCTGATGAAGATCGCCCCGCCGGTGGACCAGCCGCAGGGCGAAGACGGCGAGCCGACGGAGCTGGTCGATCCGAACGAAACGCTCGTGCAGTCGTGGCGGTTGGAGACGACCGACGAGGGCCGGGCCGAGATGCGTCTCAAGGCGTCCGAGCCGGGGCAGTACCGCCTCGTCTATCGCAGCGACGCGATCACCCGTCCCGATGAGCCGGCGGTCGAAGGGGGCGTCGTGTTCACGATCCGCGGCCCGGGCTTCGACGGCGCCGCGTTCCGCTTCGGCGACCTGGAGCTCGTGCCCGACAAGTCGGACTACCAGCCCGGCGAGACGCTGCGGCTGATGGTGAACACGGACCGGCTCGGCTCGGTAGTGACGCTGTTCGTGCGACCGGTGGGCGGCGTTTATGCGGCGCCGCAGGTGCTCGTGCTCGACGGCAAGAGCACCGTCGTTGAAGTCCCGATCGAGCGCGCCGACATGCCGAACTTCTACGTCGAGGCGCACACGGTCTCCAGCGGCGAGTTGCACACCGTGACGCGGAACATCGCCGTGCCGCCGGAGTCGCGGGTGATCCACGTCGAGGCGGCGCCGTCGGCGACGACGTACCTGCCCGGCGAAGAGGGGACGCTGCGCGTCAAGCTCACGGTTGAAAACGACAAGCCCGTCACCGGCGCGGCGACGATCGCGGTGTACGACCGCAGCGTCGAGGCGATCGCCGGCGGCCCGTCGGGCGGCGACATCCGCGCGGCGTTCTGGGACTGGACCCGCCAGCACTGGCCGGGGACGACGCACAACCTGTCGCGCAGCGAGAGCCCCGTGACGCCCAACGACGTGCCGACGATGCAGGACCTGGGCGTCTTCGGCGGCGTTGTGCCGCGGCGTCGGGGAGGAATGCTTGGCCGCGGCGGCTTCGGCGGGGGCGGGTTAGCGTGGCAGGAACGGTACGAGGAGGGGGTCGTCGTTGGCGCTCCGATGGCGATGGCCGCTGAAACCGCCGACGCCGCCGGAGGAGAGTTCGGTAGCGCCAAGATGCAGCGATCGGCGTCATCGACGACCGACAGCGACGCGGCGCCGGTTGCGGTGCGTCAGAACTTCGCCGACACGGCCGTGTGGATCGGCTCCGTAAGCGCTGACGCCGAGGGCTTCGCCATTGTGCCAATGCCGCTCCCCGAGAGCCTCACGTCGTGGAAGATCCGCGTCTGGGCCGTCGGTGACGGGCTACGCGTCGGGCAAGGGGACGCGCAGGTTGTCACGCGCAAGGACCTGATGGTCCGCCTCCGCGCGCCGCGGTTCTTGGTGGAGCGCGACGAGGCGACCCTCTCGGCCCTCGTTCAGAACGAGTCGCCCGAGGAGTTGACGGTGCGTGTGAAGCTTGAAGAAGAGGGGGGCGTGCTGACGATCCCCTCGGTCAATGAGCAGACCGTCACGATCGCCGCCGGCGCCGAGAAGCTCGTCGATTGGCGCGTCACTGCCGCGGCGGCGGGCGACGCGACGCTCCGCGTCATCGCCACTTCGGACGGCACGCTCTCCGACGCGATGCAGGTGACGCTGCCGGTGCTCATTCACGGCGCCGAGATCGTCGAGTCGTTCAGCGGCGTGATCGGCCCGAAGGAACGCCTTGCGACGTTCCAACTCGTTGTGCCACAAGAGCGCCGGCCCGAATCGACGCGGCTCGAGGTGCGTTTCGCCCCGACGCTCGTCGGCGCAATGCTCGACACGCTCCCTTACCTGATCGAGTACCCGCACGGCTGCACCGAGCAGACGCTCAACCGTTTCCTCCCCGCGGTAATCGTCAGGCAAACGGTGAAAGACCTCGGCGTCGATCTGGCGACGCTCAAGCCGGCCGAGCCCGTCGATGGCCCGACGGAGCGGCCCGATCCGGTCTTCGATCCGGCGGAGCTCGACAAGATCGTCCGCGCCGGCGTGCAGCGACTCACCGAGATGCAGCTCAGCGACGGCGGTTGGGGCTGGTTCAGCGGCCTCGGCGAGCACAGCTCGCCACACACGACGGCGGTCGTCGCGCGGGGCCTGGGGATCGCGAAGCGGAGCGGCGTCAGCGTTTCAGACGACGTCCTCAACCGCGGCCTCGACTGGCTCGAACGCTACCGTGCGATGGAGCTCGAGGCGCTGGCGAACGTCGACGAGGACGGCAAGCCGATCAACGACCAGCGGCGCCACAAGCTCGCGGCCGACAACCTCGACGCGTTGGTGGAGCTGGTGCTCGGCGAAGCGGGCCGGCCGAACGACGCGATGCTCGGGCGGCTGTTCGACGATCGGTTGAAGTTGGCGCCGTACAACCTGGCGACGCTCGGCCTCGCGTTGCATCTCGTCGCGGAAGGGGGTGACGACGCCGCTAAGCCGCAAGCGGCAGAGCGGCGCGATGTCGTGATCCGCAACCTGCGGCAGTTTGTGCAGGAGGACGAGGAGAATCAGACCGCGTACCTGAACCTGCCGGACGGTTACTGGTGGCGTTGGTACGGCAGTGAGTACGAGGCCCACGCCTACTTCCTCAAGCTGCTGGCGGCCACCGAGCCGAAGGGCGAGCTGGCGCCGAAGCTCGTGAAGTACCTGCTCGCCAACCGACGGCACGCCACGCGTTGGAACAGCACGCGCGATACGGCGCTGGTCGTCGAAGCGATGGCCGACTACGTCCGCCAGAGCGGCGAGGCGGCGGTCGATGGAACGGTCGAGGTCTGGCTCGACGGTAAGAAGCGCGACCTCCGTGAATTCACCGCCAAGGACGCGCTGCGTTTCGACGGGCGGTTCGTGCTGGCGGGCGAAGAACTCGACGCCGGGCGGCACACGCTCGAAGTCCGTAAGTCGGGCGAGGGCCGGCTGTACGTCGGCGCCGCGCTGACGAACTTCAGCCTCGAGGACGACCTCCGCGCCGCCGGCCTCGAGGTGCGGGTGAAACGGCGGGTTCAGAAGCTCGTACCGATCGAGGCGACCGCCGCCGACGTGGACGCCCGTGGCGGCGTGCTCACGCCGACGGTCGAGGAGTTCCGCCGCGTCGACGTGCCGAACCTCGGCGCCGTGAAGACGGGCGAGTTGGTGGAGGTCGAGCTGACGATCACCAGCAAGAACGACTACGAGTACCTCGTGATCGAAGACGCCAAGCCGGCGGGCTTCGAGCCGGTCGAGTCGCAGAGCGGCTACAACGGCAACGCCCTGGGCGCGTACGTGGAGTTCCGCGACGAGACGGTGCGGTTCTACGCCCGGACCCTCGCCCGCGGCGAGCGGACCGTGCGTTACCGCCTGCGGGCCGAGACGCCCGGCAAGTTCGCGGCGCTGCCGGCGCAAATCTCGGCGATGTACGCGCCGGAGCTGCGTGGGAATAGCGACGAGATCCGTGTGGTGGTGGAGGACAGCGAACGCTAGCGTTGCTGGTGTTGGTCGGTGGTGGGCGTCTCGTGGCGCGCCGTGGGCTTCCGCCCTCGGCTGAGGCCGACATGAGTAAAAACCTCAGCCGAGGGCGGAAGCCCACGGCGCACGACAAAAACGCACACCCTCCACGGCCCCAAAGAATCGGCGTTGCCCGTTTCCCCCGACTTGGAGCATCATTCTCCTTCCGTACAACTCGCCGCGGCCGACCCAACGAGCGCCGCGCGACCATTTCTCCCGCTCCGAGTGCAAAGGAAGGCGCCCGATGAAACGCGATCTGGACCTCTGCCGGCAGTTGCTGGCCGATATTGAAGGCCACGGCCCCGACTGTGCAGTGACCGCCCTGCGGCCCGGCGTCACCGGCGAAGCGGACGAGACGCTCCGTTACCACGTGCGGCTATTGATCGATGCGGGCCTCGTTAAAGAAGTCGATCGTCCCGCGGGCGGCGTGCCGTGCGTGCGGCTCACCAACGCCGGCCACGAGCTGCTGGAGCTGGCCCACAGCGAGGCGCGTTGGCGCGAAGCGAAGTGGGTCGTCGCCGAACGCACCGGCACGCAGTCGCTGACGGTGATCCGCTCGGTGCTCGCGCAATGGGCCCACGAGGCGGCTGTCTACGGCGAGTCATGGCGCCCGCGCCGCGGCTATCGCCCGCAGGCGCCCTACCGCCCCGCCTTTCACCGTGTGCAGCCGCGTTACCGCTTCGAGCGCGACGTCGAGCCCCATCTCGCAGATCCCCGCCTGGCAGAGCCGCGTTACGTCGAGCCCCGCTTCACAACGACGACCGCCCGTTCGCCGTACAGCTACCTGGAGCGGTTCGACTGGCGTGACGGCGCCGAGCGCGAGGCTTTCTACCGCGACAACCTGTACCGCGAGCCGCTGAGCCGTGACGGCTTCTACCGCGATGCCGTTTATCGTGCGGGAGACGAGTTCGGCGCGGATGGCGTGACGCTGCCGACATACGTCGTTTGATGTCGGTTGAGTTGAGCAAGCCAAACAAGGGCGCCCGTCGGCAACGGCGGGCGCCCTTCTTGTTGCGCTGGTGGCGCCGAGTACCCAGTGGTCCGTGGGTGGACTACGATTGAGTGCGTTATCCGCTGCTACCGGCGGCTAGCGCCAAGAGCAACCACGCCTCACCGATTGGCCCCCATGGCGGAACGACAGGCTTACCTCAACGGCCAGTGGATCGACGATCGCGCCTTGTCGATCCCCGTCGGTGATCCCGGCTTTGCGATGGGAATCACGATCACCGAGCGGCTGCGCACCTTCGGCGGTCGGGTGTGGCGCCAACCGGAGCACGTCCGTCGGCTGCGGCGTTCGGCGGAGATTGTTGGCATCGACGTTGCGGTCGCGGACGAAATCGACGCGGCGATCACCGAGTTCCTGCGCCGCCATGAGCCGCAGCGCGCCGCGGCGACGATCGATGGCGTCGAAGACGATTGGGCGGTCGTCGCCTTCGCAACGCCGGGCGTTGGGGGCGAGCCGACGCGTTGCGTCCATGGTTTCCCGCTGGAGTTCCATCACTGGGCCCACCAGTACGACGCGGGGGTCAGCCTGTGGACGAGCGCCCATCGGCAGACACCCGAGAACTGCTGGCCCGCCGAGTTGAAGTGCCGCAGCCGGATGCACTACTACCTCGCCGACCAAGAAGCCCGCCGCCGCGAGCCGGGAGCGCGGGCGCTGCTGCTCGATCAAGACGGCTACGTCGGCGAAGCGTCCACGGCGAACGTGGTCATCTACAACGGGGGCGAAGGGATCGTCTCGCCACGGATGGACAAGGTCCTGCCGGGCGTGAGCGTCGCGGTGCTGCGTGAGTTGGCCGAAGCCGAGGGCGTGCCGTTCACGGAACGCGACCTGACGCCAGCAGAGTTCCGCGCGGCGGACGAGGCTTGGCTGTCGAGCACGTCGATCTGCTTGATGCCGGTCGTGCGTTGCGACGGCGCCTCGATCGGCGCAGGCAAGCCGGGGCCGATGTATGCGCGGATGCTTTCGGCTTGGGACCGGACGGTGGGGCTCGATGTGGCAGGGCAGGCGCGCGGGCGAGCGACGATATCTCGGTAGTATGTTGCCAATAACGACAGGTCTGGAGCGAATTAGCCGGCGTAACCCGCTTCTTCTGTATCGGAGCCGTTCATGGCGACCCCGTTTTCATCCGTTCGCCGTTGGCATCGCTGGTGGTTCATCCCGTTGAACCTGCTGGCTCTCTTACTCGTTCTGGCGTTTTTGTGGTTCGCTTTGTTGCAATCCACCGTTTCGCAACTCCGCGACTCAGGGGCGCCGGTTGTGTATGCGGACCTCGTCGCGGACTCGATTCCGGACGCCGAGAACGTCGCCGCGGGGTTGCGTGACCTTGGCCCCACTCTCGAGCGAGGGGGTAACGCGGCCGCGGACGCCCTCGAGGCCTTGGGCGAAACGCCTTACGACGATACCGGCATCGCAGAGGCGCGGCGGGTGTACGACGAGCAATCGACAACCATCGGCGAGCTCCATTCCATCTTGAGTCGACCCCAGTACGTCTCGCTGCTGAAGGCGGACGAGATGGCCAACCTCTTCGGACTGCCGACCATGTCAACAGCGAGGTCGGCGGCGAGGCTCTTGTTGTTGGAGGGGCGCCTTGCTCTGGTGAGCGGAGACCAGGACAAAGCCGTTGAAGCCGCCTTGGCGCTTGCCCGACTTGGCAAG from Botrimarina mediterranea encodes:
- a CDS encoding DUF2513 domain-containing protein → MKRDLDLCRQLLADIEGHGPDCAVTALRPGVTGEADETLRYHVRLLIDAGLVKEVDRPAGGVPCVRLTNAGHELLELAHSEARWREAKWVVAERTGTQSLTVIRSVLAQWAHEAAVYGESWRPRRGYRPQAPYRPAFHRVQPRYRFERDVEPHLADPRLAEPRYVEPRFTTTTARSPYSYLERFDWRDGAEREAFYRDNLYREPLSRDGFYRDAVYRAGDEFGADGVTLPTYVV
- a CDS encoding aminotransferase class IV → MAERQAYLNGQWIDDRALSIPVGDPGFAMGITITERLRTFGGRVWRQPEHVRRLRRSAEIVGIDVAVADEIDAAITEFLRRHEPQRAAATIDGVEDDWAVVAFATPGVGGEPTRCVHGFPLEFHHWAHQYDAGVSLWTSAHRQTPENCWPAELKCRSRMHYYLADQEARRREPGARALLLDQDGYVGEASTANVVIYNGGEGIVSPRMDKVLPGVSVAVLRELAEAEGVPFTERDLTPAEFRAADEAWLSSTSICLMPVVRCDGASIGAGKPGPMYARMLSAWDRTVGLDVAGQARGRATISR
- a CDS encoding alpha-2-macroglobulin family protein is translated as MMTRPFWLMIGELLLGALLVGGVLLACVGSTYAEEASRRAVEDAMKAGHWDEALQLAQLRLDSGEGQRADLQAAAVCLQRLNRAVELDDLVEKTVARYEKSASMLLGAMEAYANAPHFGVEVAGEFRRGPQRDGGAMLSVEEADRVRVLRLGERALAVVGDDDALAYDILHAMQSQLMASRMGRFAWRLQLLTDLDADLPDPTDRWNGNVSQSDPPVTADGDMPLLYEVPDDWQAAKNDGERMRWLLAESARRRPDKAAEMELAYADFLHDQFGVQSLAQQGWFRPAEESDGPLPETSALAVETLGDEETIARLATGVRRFTLPEGHRFIEVYRKHNRHTTLADIYLNRNQRPKAAEATRAAIKAESNRDLRDGIQQRLDQLIDPWVRFEPTVTHAAGDKTTLRVTHRNAAKVQLLARRIDVAQLLTDVKALLGKPPIDNPWRSLQVENLGWRLVQEDQKKYLGEEAASWTADIPTPADHRDGEAPIDAPLTEPGAYLVTATPIASDGSSGAPSMVVVWVADTTLVRKTTAGGALYQVLDARDGQPIAEASIDLFGYRQVQEPQEQGQPFRKPRIETTEVTQKTDANGLATFDVAPPEGEQGYEWLAVATTADGRMAYLGFAGVWRSYVDADPPEHARTFFVTDRPVYRPGDAVQFKAWIGKPDYLAAAAEGEAADPSPFAHKEFQVDLFDARGEKIETQRLTADAFGGVVGQHLTTDASSLGVYRIEVAGFGSGNFRVEEYRKPEFEVIVDAPEEPTKLGDEFEAVICADYYAGTPVRGGTVKYKVVRTKRTEHWLPPMPWDWLYGPGYGWLGQDATWRSDWSRWGCFGPAPPWLPRVTGPPEVVAEGEATLDAEGVFRLPIETKLAAERYPNSDHEYQITAEVTDAGRRTIVGAGEVLAARKPVNVTVWLGGGYYNVGDTVEANVSVRRPDGKPIAGEGELRLMKIAPPVDQPQGEDGEPTELVDPNETLVQSWRLETTDEGRAEMRLKASEPGQYRLVYRSDAITRPDEPAVEGGVVFTIRGPGFDGAAFRFGDLELVPDKSDYQPGETLRLMVNTDRLGSVVTLFVRPVGGVYAAPQVLVLDGKSTVVEVPIERADMPNFYVEAHTVSSGELHTVTRNIAVPPESRVIHVEAAPSATTYLPGEEGTLRVKLTVENDKPVTGAATIAVYDRSVEAIAGGPSGGDIRAAFWDWTRQHWPGTTHNLSRSESPVTPNDVPTMQDLGVFGGVVPRRRGGMLGRGGFGGGGLAWQERYEEGVVVGAPMAMAAETADAAGGEFGSAKMQRSASSTTDSDAAPVAVRQNFADTAVWIGSVSADAEGFAIVPMPLPESLTSWKIRVWAVGDGLRVGQGDAQVVTRKDLMVRLRAPRFLVERDEATLSALVQNESPEELTVRVKLEEEGGVLTIPSVNEQTVTIAAGAEKLVDWRVTAAAAGDATLRVIATSDGTLSDAMQVTLPVLIHGAEIVESFSGVIGPKERLATFQLVVPQERRPESTRLEVRFAPTLVGAMLDTLPYLIEYPHGCTEQTLNRFLPAVIVRQTVKDLGVDLATLKPAEPVDGPTERPDPVFDPAELDKIVRAGVQRLTEMQLSDGGWGWFSGLGEHSSPHTTAVVARGLGIAKRSGVSVSDDVLNRGLDWLERYRAMELEALANVDEDGKPINDQRRHKLAADNLDALVELVLGEAGRPNDAMLGRLFDDRLKLAPYNLATLGLALHLVAEGGDDAAKPQAAERRDVVIRNLRQFVQEDEENQTAYLNLPDGYWWRWYGSEYEAHAYFLKLLAATEPKGELAPKLVKYLLANRRHATRWNSTRDTALVVEAMADYVRQSGEAAVDGTVEVWLDGKKRDLREFTAKDALRFDGRFVLAGEELDAGRHTLEVRKSGEGRLYVGAALTNFSLEDDLRAAGLEVRVKRRVQKLVPIEATAADVDARGGVLTPTVEEFRRVDVPNLGAVKTGELVEVELTITSKNDYEYLVIEDAKPAGFEPVESQSGYNGNALGAYVEFRDETVRFYARTLARGERTVRYRLRAETPGKFAALPAQISAMYAPELRGNSDEIRVVVEDSER